The Bifidobacterium asteroides genomic interval GCCTGGACGGCATCTTCTTCGCCGAAACGGGCCTAGCCAGCCATGGCTACTTCAACCAGGCGCAACTGGAGGAATGGGCCAAGCCCTATGACCGGATCGTGATCCAGGCGGTCAGACAGGCCAATCCGGAAGCCCTGGTCCTGGTGCATACCTGCCGGGAGGATGCGCATCCCGAAGAATTCACCGACCTGAATCCCGATTTTCTTCATTGGGATCAGTTCCGCCCAGGCAATCCTGAAATCAGCACCGACTTTCCAGCGGTACCCGTGGGAGGAGCCGACTTCGAACTCTTCAATCCGGGGAGCGACGTGGATCAGATCCGCCAGGAATTGGATCAGACCATCCGGGCCCGTCAAGGCCGTCCCTTCCTCCTGGCGCCCTCATGCACCATCCCAACGCCCGCCGACGAGGAGGCCCTGCGCCTTCTGAGCGGAACCCGGGCCCCCGAGCAAGTCTGAAACCACAAACAACCCACCGACATCAACTGTCAAACTCCAAGGGAGACATCATGGTCATCACATCAAAGCAGCACCGGCAGCACCGTGGCACCATCAGGGCAATGGTTGCCCTCATGACCGCCATGGCCATGGCCGGAGCGCTGTCGGCCTGCGGATTGGGAGGCGACCAGGGCTCCTCTGCAGGATCGTCGGATCATGTGACCATCGCTGCCATCTACCCCAAGACCGGTCTCTACGCCGAGTACGGCAAGATGTTCCAGCAGGGCTTCGACCTGGCCAAGGACCAGGTCAACAAGAAGGGCGGAATACAGGGCAAGCGCCTGAACATCGACTACTACGACACCCAATCAGACGCCAAACAGGATGCCGCCGTTGCCCCAAAGATCGCCTCCGATAAATCAGTCATCGCCGTTGTGGGAGACTACTCCTCGCCGGCCTCCTCAGCCGCATCGCCCATCTTCCAGCAGGCTGGACTGGTCCATTACGGCTTCAACAACTCCTCGCCGACTTTCACGAATTCAGGTGATCATGTATGGACACCTCAAATATCGCAGAAGACCTACCAGGAAGCCAACGCTGAGGCGGTGTCCAAACGAGCCAAGAAGATCTCCGTCGTCTATATAGAAAACGACTGGGGGAAGGAATCCTTCCAGTACTTCAAGGAGGCTGCGGAACGGCTCGGGGTGCAGATCGTCTACCAGTCCTCCTATCTGCCAGATTCCACGGACCTGACTCCGATACTGATCCCGGCCAAGAATGCCGCCCCCGAGGCCGTGGTGGACATCGGTTACGGACCAGATGGGGCGCTGATCGCCAACACCCTGCGGGACAAACTGGACTATAAGGGACCCTTCTTCGGCGGTCAGGAGACCAAGGAGTTCCTCTCCCTGACCGGAGCGAACGCCCAAGGGGCCATCATTACCGGTGTCTTTTCGGCGACAGGCACCAAGGATGCGAAAGCCAAAGCCTTCGTCAAGAGCTTCGAGGACCGGTACCACACTGTTCCGGGCAACTTCGAAATCACTGCCTACCAGGCCATCAAGGACCTGGCCTACGCGGGCGAGAAGACCAGCCCCACCAGGGAGGGCATCCAGGAGGCCCTAAGCAAGGTCAAGGACTTCCCGCTCTACCAAGGCCAGGGAGGGACTTTCCGATTCAACACCAAGACCCGCCGGGCGGATACGATCAAGCCCATCCTCCTCCAGGTGGATCAGGGCAAATTCAAACAGATCGAGGAGTGAGCAGCGATCATGGTCGAGACGCTCTTTTCCGGACTCATCCACGGCGGTGTTTACGCTCTGGCCGCCGTGGGTATGTCCCTGGTCTTCGGAGTGACCAATGTGGCCAACTTCGCACAAGGGTCGCTGGTGGCGGTCGGGATGATGACGGCCTGGTGGGTAGGCTCCTCCCTAGGCTGGGGACTCGTTCCCACCATCCTGGCCGTCGTCCTGGTCACGGGCCTGGTCGGCCTGATCACCAACCTCCTGGTCATCACTCCCCTGGAGGGTCGGCAACCGATCGCCGCCCTTCTGGGCACCGTGGGTCTAGGACAGGTCCTGGATAACGGGATGCAGCTGATCTTTGGCTCTCAGACCAGGCCCTTCCCCCAGCTGTTGCCCACCCACAACCTGCATGCCCTGGGCATCAGCTTCGGCACCTCCGACCTGGTCATGGGTCTGGTCGCCCTGGCCAGCATGGTTGCGCTCTGGGCCTTCTTGACCTATGGCAGGACCGGACAGGCCATCAGGGCCACCTCCCAGGATTCCCAGGCCGCATTGCAGATGGGAGTACCTGTCACCTCCATTCGCACCATAGCCTTCGTTATCGGTTCGGTCCTGGCTGGTATCGCCGGAATTTTCATCGGCCTGTTCAAGACGAACATCAACCCCATGGACGGCAACGCCATCGGCATGACGGCTTTCGTGGCCGCCGCCATCGGCGGGCTGGGCTCCATCCCCGGAGCCATCATCGGTGGCCTGGTGCTGGGTTTGGCCGAGGCCGTCGGCGTAGGACTCTTCGGCGATGGTGTACATGACCTAATCACCTTCGGCACCCTCCTGCTGGTTCTGATCCTCAAGCCTTCAGGATTCCTGGGCCGCAAGGCAGACATGGGCAAGGAGCCCATGACCGGAACCCTCCCGGAAGCCGCCAGACCCATCCGTCTGCCACTTTGGGCCAACCTCGGCCTTGCAGCAGCCGCTCTGGCCACCCCCTTCATTTTCTCCGACCATCTGGCCGGCATCGGGACCCAGGTTGCCATCTACGCCATCGCCGCAGTGGGCCTGACGCTGATCTCGGGCTCGGCCGGGCAGACCATCCTGGGGTTGGCGGGACCTGTGGCCGTGGGAGCCTACGCCTCGGCCCTGTTGACCATGCGTCTGCATTGGCCCTTCACCCTCTCCCTGCTGGGCGCGGCCGTCATCGCCGCCCTGGCCGCATCCCTGCTGACATTCCCGGTATGGAAGCTCAGTGGCCACTATGTGGCTATCGCCACCATAGGGGTGGGAGCAGTCATGGTCGCCATCATCCGCATCTGGGAACCTCTGACCAGGGGCTCGCTAGGTCTGCAGGGCATTCCGCTACCGACCTTCCTGGGCAAGCCGCTCTACACCCAGCAGATGCAGTACCTGCTGGACCTGATCGTTCTTCTACTAGTCCTCGCAGTGATCTCTCGGATCAGGTCCTCACACCTGGGTCACGTCTTCGAAGCCATCGGCGAGGACGGACAAGCGGCCTGGTCCCTGGGGATCAGGACAGGGGCCTACAAGGCACTGGCCTACGCCCTGGCATGCGGTGCTGCGGGTATCGCTGGTGCTCTGCTGGCGCACCAGTACACCTACATCGATCCGACCCTCTTCAACCCGACCATGTCGACCCTGATTCTGACCATCATCGTCCTGGGCGGGATGAAGTCCCCGACCGGAGCCGTGATCGGCTCCCTGATCCTGGTAGGCGCCCCTGAACTGCTGCGCATCCTGCCCGAGGTGAGAATCATGGCCTACGGACTCGTCCTGATCATCTTCATCATCTGCAGACCACAGGGTCTGTTCTCAACCAAAAGGAGGGCATGATGACGGGCAGCCGACATAATCCCGAACCTGTACCCGACAATCCCGATCAACCCCTGCTCAGCGTGCGCGATCTGAGCAAGAGCTTCCAGGGACTGCAGGCGGTGGCCGACGTCAACATGGATCTGGCATCCGGCCAGGTGATAGGAATTATCGGCCCCAACGGATCAGGAAAGTCCACGACCATCAACCTGATCTGCGGCTTTCTCAAGCCCGACTCGGGCCAGATCAGCCTTAAGGGACGCACCGTGACCGGCCTGCCCGCTACGGACATGGCCGAGCAGGGGGTGTCCCGCACCTTCCAGAACGGCAGGGTCTTTCCGACCATGAGCGTTGAGGAGAATGTGGCCGTAGGATTCCATAGACGCCTGGAAGCCCGCAGACCCTTTCGCCGCCTGGAGCGGTGGCCCGTCCTGCGATGGATCCCCCTGCTGACGCAGACCTGGCTGACGCTGGTGCCCGGTCCCGCTTGCCGGAGGGAGGCGGTCGTCGAGCGCAAGGCCGTCCAGTCTGAAATTGACAGATTCAGCGAGCGCCTGGAGGAGCATCGCACCCAGGCCGCCTACACACTCTCCTACGCCAACCGGCGACGCACCGAGATAGCCAGAGCCCACGTCAGCTCACCCGACATCCTGGTTTTGGACGAGCCCACGGCAGGAATGAACCAGTCGGAGACCGCCGAGGTGCTGCAGCAGCTCCTGGAACTCAAGGCCCAGGGGCAGACCATGCTTCTGGTCGAGCACAAGATCGACCTGATCGAAGCACTGTGCGATCAGGTCATCGCCATGGACGGCGGCAGGATCATTGCCTCCGGACTTCCCAAGCAGGTCAGTGCCGATCCCCGCGTCATCACCGCATACCTGGGCGACCGCAGACCCCGCAACGATGCCCCCATGAACGGGCAGGCGGATGTTCTGGCCCGGCAGAACGCCCTGGCTCCGGTCACCGCTGCGGAACCGATTGATGGCCAGGATCCCGACAGCACGGGAACCAGGCTGAGAGCCAAGGCTGAGGCCTCTGATGATGAGGGGAAGCCGACAGCCGAGGGGGAACGAACATTGCTCTCCCTGGATGGCGTCGATGTGAGCTATGGCCCGGTCAAGGCCCTGGACCATGTCAGTCTTCGCATTCCCCAAGGCGGCATCGTCTCGCTTCTGGGTGGAAACGCTTCAGGCAAGTCCACAACCATGAAGACCATCCTGGGCCTGCTGGCTCCAAAGGAGGGGACCATCCGTTTGGATGGACAGGAAATCACCCACACCCCCACCAAGGATCGGGTCCGTTCCGGAATCGCCTCGGTCCCGGAGGCAAGAAGGGTCTTCGCGGCCATGAGCGTGGAGGAGAACCTGCGTATGGGCGCCTACACCCAAAGGGAGCGCAATCAGATCGAACAGGATCTGGATACCATATATGAGCGCTTCCCCCGCCTGGCCGAACGCCGCGGGCAGCAGGCCGGCACCCTTTCAGGAGGCGAGCAGCAGATGCTGGCCTTCGGCAGGGCCCTGATGAGCCATCCCCGGCTGATATGCATGGACGAGCCGACCATGGGCCTCTCGCCCAAGCTGGTCGACCAGGTGCTTGAGCAGATCGCCTCCCTTCGGGACCAGCTGGGCATCTCCATCCTTTTGGTCGAGCAGCAGGCCGAGCTGGCCCTGTCCATCGCCGACTACGGGTACGTGCTGCAGAACGGCTTGATCCGTCTGGAGGGGCCTGCCCGACAGCTCTTGAATGATGAACGTGTCCGCCAGGCATACCTGAGCAAGGCAACCTCCCGATAGCGGGCGATAAGGAACACCTATGAGCGGAGCCTTGCCCGAGACCCTGAAAGAAGATTCGATGGTGGGCTAGCGAAGGATTCACGACCGGACATAAGCAGAGGAAGACACCCGCATGAGCAAAGGATTCGCAACAAAAGCCGTCCATGACGGCTATGACTGTCAAAGTCAGGGCGGAGGCGCGGCCAGCGTCCCCATCTACCAGTCGGCCGCCTTTGACATGGTCACCGCCGACCGGGGAGATGCCCTGGCCGCCGGCGAAATTCAAGGGTTCTCTTACTCGCGCCTGGCCAACCCCACCGTCAAGGTCCTGGAGGAGCGTCTGGCCAGTCTGGAGGGTGGCAAGGGGGCTGTGGCCATGGCTTCAGGGATGGCCGCCGTGTCATCCGCCCTCATGTGTGCAGCCGAAGGTGGCGGGAGACTGATCTCCCCTGTCGATCTTTATGGAACATCCGTGGATACCATGAAGACCTTCTTTCCCAACTTCGGCATCGAAACGGATTTTGTGGACGACATCAACGACCTTGAGGCAGTGGAATCCCTGATCCAGGACGACACCAGGGCCATCTTCGCTGAGTCCGTGGCCAATCCGTCCACAGCCATAGCCGACATCCCTGGCCTGGCCGACCTGGCCCACCGGCATGGACTGGCCCTGATCGTCGACAATACGGTGCCCACGCCGTACCTGCTCAACCCGATCGACTTCGGTGCCGACATCGTCGTGCATTCGACCACCAAGGGGATCAGCGGCCATGGCAATGCCCTGGGCGGGGTCATCGTGGATGCGGGACGGTTCGACTGGGGCAATGGCCGCTTCCCGCAGATGAGCCAGCCCGAGCTGATCATCAGCGACGAGCGGCACGGGTCCATGGTCAGCTTTCTGGATGCCTTCGGCAAGATGGCCTTCCTGCACAGGGTCCATACCAAGTACCTGCACACCTTTGGGGCGGTCATGAGTCCCTTCACCGCCTATCTGCAGCTGACGGGCCTTGAGACCCTGGCCCAACGGGTCGCCACCGAGGTGAAAACGGCAACAACCCTGGCCCGCCACCTGCTGACCATCCCCCAGGTGGAGCAGGTCAACTATTCGGGCATACCCGAGGGGCGGCACCAGGGCGATGCAGACCAGCAGGACCGCCTGGCATCGACCCTGCTGCCCAAGGGCGTCGGCACGATTCTCTCCTTCAAGGTCCAAGGGGGCTACGAGCAGGTCAAGCGCATCGTGGACTCGGTGCGTCTCATGAGCTACATGCCCAACATCGGCGACTGCCGCACCCTGATTGTGGACCCGGCCAGGATCACCCACAGGGAGGTTCCAGAACCCTACCGCCTCAGCGCCGGTGTGGGCGACGACCTGATTCGAATCTCCGTAGGCCTGGAGAACCCGGACGACCTGATCGCCGATCTGGATCAGGCCTTTGCGGCCGCCTACCAGGGCGCTCTCCAAGGCTGAGTCCCCTTTACATCACCAAACCCGTTCTGCTCCCAGCAGTATCTTCAGATAATGCGGAGCAGGCATATAAGCAGATTTATATAAAGACGAAACCTTGTATAAAAAAGGACCCGACCAAATGGTCGGGTCCTGATGAAGCCAAAAGACGGGAAGAACTCAGCGGGTCTCCCGGTGCAGGGTATGCTTGCCGCAACGGGGGCAGAACTTCTTGAGCTCCAGACGGTCAGGAGTGTTACGACGGTTCTTGGTCGTAATGTAATTACGCTCCTTGCACACGGTGCACGCCAGCGTAATGCCAGGACGGATATCTGCGGCTTTTGCCATGGTTCACCTCTATAGTCGTTGCACGACCGACGTATGTCGGCCACAGTAGCGAGGAAGAGACTCGAACTCTTGACCTTACGATTATGAGTCGTACGCTCTAGCCAGCTGAGCTACCCCGCCAGAGAGCCTCGGGTGAGAATCGGACTCACGACCTCTTCCTTACCAAGGAAGTGCTCTGCCACTGAGCTACCGAGGCGTGGCGGATAGAGGATTCGAACCTCTGAAGCATTACGCGGCTGATTTACAGTCAGCTCCCTTTGACCGCTTGGGAAATCCGCCATGCCGCACTAGAACCGGAGCTCCGTACGGCAACTTGCCTATAATGACATGTTTTTCTGTTTTCCGCAAGTCCCGCTCCAACGTCGTGTCTTCCGCGTCAGGGCGGGACAGACCGGTCAGAAATCCCAGTCCTCGTCGTCCGTCTCCACGGCCTTGCCCATGACGTAGGAGGAGCCGGAGCCGGAGAAGAAGTCGTGGTTCTCGTCGGCGTTGGGGCTCAGGGATGCGATGATGGCCGGATTCACATCAGTGGTGTCCGAGGGGAAGAGGGCGGGATAGCCCAGGTTCATCAGGGCCTTGTTGCCGTTGTAGCGCAGGAACTTGGTGACATCCTCCACCAGGCCCACCCCGGAGTACAGGCTCTCGGTGTATTCCACCTCGTTGTCGTACAGGTCGCCCAGGAGCTCGTAGGTGTAGTCGCTCATGGCCTGACGCTCAGAGTCGGAGACCTTGGCCAGACCCTTCTGGTACTTGTAGCCGATGTAGTAGCCATGCACGGCCTCATCTCGGATGATCAAGCGGATCAGATCGGCCGTGTTAGTCAGCTTGGCATGGCTGGAGAAGTACATGGGCAGGTAGAAGCCCGAGTAGAAGAGGAAGGACTCCAGCAGGGTGGAGGCCACCTTGCGCTTCAGGGGGTTGTCGCCCTCGTAGTAGTCCAGAACGATCTGGGCCTTGCGCTGAAGGAACTCGTTGTGCTCGCTCCACTCGAATGCAGCGTCAATCTGAGGGGTGGAAGCCAGGGTGGAGAAAATGGAGGAGTAGGACTTGGCGTGGACCGACTCCATGAAGGCGATGTTGGTGTAAACAGCCTCCTCATGGGGGGTCAGTGCATCCGGGATCAGGCTGACGGCGCCCACGGTCCCCTGGATAGTGTCCAGAAGGGTCAGCCCGGTGAAGACCCGCATGGTCAGGGTGTGCTCCTCCTCGCTCATGGCCTGCCAGGAGGGCAGATCATTGCTGACGGGAACCTTCTCGGGCAGCCAGAAGTTGCCGGTCAGACGGTCCCAGACCTCCAGGTCCTTCTCGTCCTCCAGACGGTTCCAGTTGATGGCGGAGACCCGGTCGATCAGCTTCAGCGGCTGCCGGGGAATGGAAATGGGTGGGACCATGGTTGATTGCTCCTTGTTGGATAGGTGTTCGACAGTGCGAAGCGGATCATGACTGGACCGTCAGTCTACCGCATGGACGGACCCGGCCTGTGGATGTGGATACCAAAGGGCCGGCGCCGCCCTCAAAGACGGCACCGACCAGGGATTGCATATGCCTTAGGGCAGATGCATTAGAGCATGCAGCTGACGCAGCCCTCGACCTCGGTGCCCTCCAGCGCCTGCTGGCGGATTCTGATGTAGTAGAGGGTCTTGATCCCCTTGCGCCAGGCGTAGATCTGAGCCTTGTTCAGGTCGCGGGTGGTGGCCGTATCGGGGAAGAAGAGGGTCAGCGAGAGCCCCTGATCCACATGCTGGGTGGCCTCGGCGTAGGTGTCTACGATCTTCTTCCAGCCGATCTCGTAAGCGTCCTCGAAGTAGTCCAGGTTCTCGTTGGTCATGTAAGGGGCCGGGTAGTAGACGCGCCCGATCTTGCCCTCCTTGCGGATCTCGATCTTGGAGGCGATCGGGTGGATGGAGCTGGTGGAGTGGTTGATGTAGGAGATGGACCCGGTCGGGGGGACGGCCTGGAGGTTCTGGTTGTAGATGCCGTCCTTGAGGATGGCCGCCTGGAGTTCCTTCCAGTCCTCCACCGTGGGGATGTGGACCTGATACTGGTCGAAGAGGTCCTTGATCCGCTGGGTCCTGGGCTCCAGGGAACGGCTGCCCTCGGTGTACTTGTCGAAGTAGTTCCCCTGTCCTGCCGGCTTGGCGTAGTCGGACTTGGCGAAGGAGGCGAAGGCCTTCCCCCGCTCCACGGCCAGGGCATGGGAGGCCCTGTAGGCGTGGTAGGCCACGGTCATGAAGTACATGTCCGTGAAGTCCAGCCCCTCCTCGGACCCGTAGTGGATGCCCTCGCGGGCCAGGAAGCCATGGAGGTTCATCTGACCCAGGCCGATGGCATGGCCTTCATCGTTGCCCCTCTTGATGGAGGGGACGGCCTCGATGTTGGTGTGGTCGGAGACGGAGGTCAGGGCCCGCACCGAGGTTTCGACCGTGTCAGCCAGTCCGCCGTCCATGGCCTTGGCGATGTTGAGGGACCCCAGGTTGCATGAGATGTCGCGGCCGATATGCTCGTAGTTCAGGTTCTCGGAGTAGGTGCTGGGCTCCTGGACCTGCAGGATCTCCGAGCAGAGGTTGGACATGGTGATCCGGCCGTCGATGGGGTTGGCCTTGTTGACCGTGTCCTCGAAGAGGATGTAGGGGTAGCCGGACTCGAACTGGATCTCGGCCAGGGTCATGAAGAAGTCACGGGCGTCGATGTACTTCTTGTGGATCCGCTTGTCCTTGACCATCTCCTCATAGTGCTCGGTGATGGGGATGTCAGCGAAGGGCTTGCCGTAGACCCGCTCCACGTCGTAGGGCGAGAAGAGAGCCATGGGCTCCTTGCGCTTGGCCAGCTCGAAGGTGATGTCGGGGATGACCACGCCCAGGGCCAGGGACTTGATGCGGATCTTCTCGTCCGCGTTCTCCCGCTTGGTATCCAGGAAGCGCATGATGTCGGGGTGGTGGGCCGACAGGTAGACGGCGCCGGCACCCTGGCGGGCGCCCAGCTGGTTGGCGTAGGAGAAGGAATCCTCCAGGAGCTTCATGACCGGAACCACGCCGCTGGACTGGTTCTCGATGTGCTTGATGGGCGCGCCCATCTCGCGCAGGTTGCTGAGCAGCAGGGCCACGCCGCCGCCCCTCTTGGACAGCTGCAGGGCGGCGTTGACGCCGCGGGAGATGGACTCCATGTTGTCCTCGATGCGCACCAGGAAGCAGGAGACCGGCTCGCCGCGCTGGGCCTTGCCCAGGTTCAGGAAGGTGGGGGTGGCGGGCTGGAAGCGGCCGGAGATGATCTCGTCCGTGTACTTCATGGCGGCCTGCTCGTCCCCGTCGGCCAGTTCCAGGGCCACGGCCACGCAGCGCTGGGGGAAGTCCTCCAGGTAGCGCTTGCCGTCGAAGGTCTTCAGCGCGTAGGAGGTGTAGAACTTGAAGGCGCCCAGGAAGGTCTCGAATTCGAAGCCGCTCTCGGCCGCATGCTTATAGATCCTGTCCAGGAACTCAGGGGTGTAACGATCGAAGACCTTCCGGTCGTAGTACTCGTGATCCAGGAGGTAGGCGATCCTCTCGGCCGTGGAGGGGAAGGTCATGGTGTTGGGCCGCACGTGCCGGTCCATGTACTGGCGCTCGGCCTCGTGGTCCTTGTCGAACTGGATCCTGCCGTCCTTGTCGTACAGGTTCAGCATGGCGTTCAGGGCATGGTAGTCGTGAGCCGGATCGAAGGTCTCTTCATCCTCGGATGCGGTCCTGTCCAGGGCCAGGGACGTGTCCTCGTTTGCTCCCATCGGGTGTCCTTTCATGAGTTTTGCGGTGATGATGCGTGTAATGAAATTGGCTCAGGACTCGGGGTGGTTGCGGAAGAAATCCACAACCCCGCGGCGGACCTTCTCCTGGTCCTCCTTGGTGCCCATGAGCTCGAAATAGTAGAGGAAGGG includes:
- a CDS encoding uroporphyrinogen decarboxylase family protein; the encoded protein is MARTLADYATLLVSPKEQGGAGLDGIFFAETGLASHGYFNQAQLEEWAKPYDRIVIQAVRQANPEALVLVHTCREDAHPEEFTDLNPDFLHWDQFRPGNPEISTDFPAVPVGGADFELFNPGSDVDQIRQELDQTIRARQGRPFLLAPSCTIPTPADEEALRLLSGTRAPEQV
- a CDS encoding ABC transporter substrate-binding protein; the encoded protein is MVITSKQHRQHRGTIRAMVALMTAMAMAGALSACGLGGDQGSSAGSSDHVTIAAIYPKTGLYAEYGKMFQQGFDLAKDQVNKKGGIQGKRLNIDYYDTQSDAKQDAAVAPKIASDKSVIAVVGDYSSPASSAASPIFQQAGLVHYGFNNSSPTFTNSGDHVWTPQISQKTYQEANAEAVSKRAKKISVVYIENDWGKESFQYFKEAAERLGVQIVYQSSYLPDSTDLTPILIPAKNAAPEAVVDIGYGPDGALIANTLRDKLDYKGPFFGGQETKEFLSLTGANAQGAIITGVFSATGTKDAKAKAFVKSFEDRYHTVPGNFEITAYQAIKDLAYAGEKTSPTREGIQEALSKVKDFPLYQGQGGTFRFNTKTRRADTIKPILLQVDQGKFKQIEE
- a CDS encoding ABC transporter permease; protein product: MVETLFSGLIHGGVYALAAVGMSLVFGVTNVANFAQGSLVAVGMMTAWWVGSSLGWGLVPTILAVVLVTGLVGLITNLLVITPLEGRQPIAALLGTVGLGQVLDNGMQLIFGSQTRPFPQLLPTHNLHALGISFGTSDLVMGLVALASMVALWAFLTYGRTGQAIRATSQDSQAALQMGVPVTSIRTIAFVIGSVLAGIAGIFIGLFKTNINPMDGNAIGMTAFVAAAIGGLGSIPGAIIGGLVLGLAEAVGVGLFGDGVHDLITFGTLLLVLILKPSGFLGRKADMGKEPMTGTLPEAARPIRLPLWANLGLAAAALATPFIFSDHLAGIGTQVAIYAIAAVGLTLISGSAGQTILGLAGPVAVGAYASALLTMRLHWPFTLSLLGAAVIAALAASLLTFPVWKLSGHYVAIATIGVGAVMVAIIRIWEPLTRGSLGLQGIPLPTFLGKPLYTQQMQYLLDLIVLLLVLAVISRIRSSHLGHVFEAIGEDGQAAWSLGIRTGAYKALAYALACGAAGIAGALLAHQYTYIDPTLFNPTMSTLILTIIVLGGMKSPTGAVIGSLILVGAPELLRILPEVRIMAYGLVLIIFIICRPQGLFSTKRRA
- a CDS encoding ATP-binding cassette domain-containing protein; this translates as MMTGSRHNPEPVPDNPDQPLLSVRDLSKSFQGLQAVADVNMDLASGQVIGIIGPNGSGKSTTINLICGFLKPDSGQISLKGRTVTGLPATDMAEQGVSRTFQNGRVFPTMSVEENVAVGFHRRLEARRPFRRLERWPVLRWIPLLTQTWLTLVPGPACRREAVVERKAVQSEIDRFSERLEEHRTQAAYTLSYANRRRTEIARAHVSSPDILVLDEPTAGMNQSETAEVLQQLLELKAQGQTMLLVEHKIDLIEALCDQVIAMDGGRIIASGLPKQVSADPRVITAYLGDRRPRNDAPMNGQADVLARQNALAPVTAAEPIDGQDPDSTGTRLRAKAEASDDEGKPTAEGERTLLSLDGVDVSYGPVKALDHVSLRIPQGGIVSLLGGNASGKSTTMKTILGLLAPKEGTIRLDGQEITHTPTKDRVRSGIASVPEARRVFAAMSVEENLRMGAYTQRERNQIEQDLDTIYERFPRLAERRGQQAGTLSGGEQQMLAFGRALMSHPRLICMDEPTMGLSPKLVDQVLEQIASLRDQLGISILLVEQQAELALSIADYGYVLQNGLIRLEGPARQLLNDERVRQAYLSKATSR
- a CDS encoding O-acetylhomoserine aminocarboxypropyltransferase/cysteine synthase family protein is translated as MSKGFATKAVHDGYDCQSQGGGAASVPIYQSAAFDMVTADRGDALAAGEIQGFSYSRLANPTVKVLEERLASLEGGKGAVAMASGMAAVSSALMCAAEGGGRLISPVDLYGTSVDTMKTFFPNFGIETDFVDDINDLEAVESLIQDDTRAIFAESVANPSTAIADIPGLADLAHRHGLALIVDNTVPTPYLLNPIDFGADIVVHSTTKGISGHGNALGGVIVDAGRFDWGNGRFPQMSQPELIISDERHGSMVSFLDAFGKMAFLHRVHTKYLHTFGAVMSPFTAYLQLTGLETLAQRVATEVKTATTLARHLLTIPQVEQVNYSGIPEGRHQGDADQQDRLASTLLPKGVGTILSFKVQGGYEQVKRIVDSVRLMSYMPNIGDCRTLIVDPARITHREVPEPYRLSAGVGDDLIRISVGLENPDDLIADLDQAFAAAYQGALQG
- the rpmG gene encoding 50S ribosomal protein L33 — protein: MAKAADIRPGITLACTVCKERNYITTKNRRNTPDRLELKKFCPRCGKHTLHRETR
- the nrdF gene encoding class 1b ribonucleoside-diphosphate reductase subunit beta translates to MVPPISIPRQPLKLIDRVSAINWNRLEDEKDLEVWDRLTGNFWLPEKVPVSNDLPSWQAMSEEEHTLTMRVFTGLTLLDTIQGTVGAVSLIPDALTPHEEAVYTNIAFMESVHAKSYSSIFSTLASTPQIDAAFEWSEHNEFLQRKAQIVLDYYEGDNPLKRKVASTLLESFLFYSGFYLPMYFSSHAKLTNTADLIRLIIRDEAVHGYYIGYKYQKGLAKVSDSERQAMSDYTYELLGDLYDNEVEYTESLYSGVGLVEDVTKFLRYNGNKALMNLGYPALFPSDTTDVNPAIIASLSPNADENHDFFSGSGSSYVMGKAVETDDEDWDF
- the nrdE gene encoding class 1b ribonucleoside-diphosphate reductase subunit alpha translates to MGANEDTSLALDRTASEDEETFDPAHDYHALNAMLNLYDKDGRIQFDKDHEAERQYMDRHVRPNTMTFPSTAERIAYLLDHEYYDRKVFDRYTPEFLDRIYKHAAESGFEFETFLGAFKFYTSYALKTFDGKRYLEDFPQRCVAVALELADGDEQAAMKYTDEIISGRFQPATPTFLNLGKAQRGEPVSCFLVRIEDNMESISRGVNAALQLSKRGGGVALLLSNLREMGAPIKHIENQSSGVVPVMKLLEDSFSYANQLGARQGAGAVYLSAHHPDIMRFLDTKRENADEKIRIKSLALGVVIPDITFELAKRKEPMALFSPYDVERVYGKPFADIPITEHYEEMVKDKRIHKKYIDARDFFMTLAEIQFESGYPYILFEDTVNKANPIDGRITMSNLCSEILQVQEPSTYSENLNYEHIGRDISCNLGSLNIAKAMDGGLADTVETSVRALTSVSDHTNIEAVPSIKRGNDEGHAIGLGQMNLHGFLAREGIHYGSEEGLDFTDMYFMTVAYHAYRASHALAVERGKAFASFAKSDYAKPAGQGNYFDKYTEGSRSLEPRTQRIKDLFDQYQVHIPTVEDWKELQAAILKDGIYNQNLQAVPPTGSISYINHSTSSIHPIASKIEIRKEGKIGRVYYPAPYMTNENLDYFEDAYEIGWKKIVDTYAEATQHVDQGLSLTLFFPDTATTRDLNKAQIYAWRKGIKTLYYIRIRQQALEGTEVEGCVSCML